In Paraburkholderia bryophila, a single genomic region encodes these proteins:
- the rplE gene encoding 50S ribosomal protein L5, whose translation MARLQEFYKEKVVPGLIEKFGYKSVMEVPRITKITLNMGLGEAVADKKIIENAVGDLTKIAGQKPVITKARKAIAGFKIRQGYPIGAMVTLRGQAMYEFLDRFVTVALPRVRDFRGVSGRAFDGRGNYNIGVKEQIIFPEIDYDKIDALRGLNISITTTAKTDDEAKALLASFKFPFRN comes from the coding sequence AAGGTTGTACCCGGCCTCATCGAGAAGTTCGGTTACAAGTCCGTAATGGAAGTGCCGCGGATCACCAAGATCACCCTTAACATGGGCCTTGGCGAAGCGGTTGCTGACAAGAAGATCATCGAAAACGCCGTTGGCGACCTGACGAAGATCGCAGGCCAGAAGCCGGTGATCACTAAAGCACGCAAGGCAATCGCTGGCTTCAAGATCCGTCAAGGCTATCCGATCGGTGCAATGGTGACGTTGCGTGGTCAAGCAATGTACGAATTTCTGGACCGTTTCGTGACGGTTGCGCTCCCCCGTGTGCGCGACTTCCGTGGCGTCTCCGGTCGTGCGTTCGATGGTCGCGGCAACTACAACATCGGTGTGAAAGAGCAGATCATTTTCCCCGAAATCGACTACGACAAGATCGACGCACTGCGTGGGCTGAACATCAGCATCACGACGACTGCGAAGACCGACGACGAAGCAAAGGCTCTGCTCGCCAGCTTCAAGTTCCCGTTCAGAAACTGA
- the rpsN gene encoding 30S ribosomal protein S14, which yields MAKLALIEREKKRARLAAKYAPKRAELKAIIGDMSKSDEEHYAARLELQQLPRNSNPTRKRNRCAITGRPRGTFRKFGLARNKIREIAFRGEIPGLTKASW from the coding sequence GTGGCTAAACTGGCACTGATCGAACGTGAAAAGAAGCGTGCTCGCCTCGCTGCTAAGTACGCTCCCAAGCGTGCGGAGTTGAAGGCGATCATTGGCGATATGAGCAAGTCGGACGAAGAGCATTACGCAGCACGTCTGGAACTGCAACAACTGCCGCGCAACTCTAACCCGACCCGTAAGCGCAATCGTTGCGCAATTACCGGTCGTCCGCGCGGTACGTTCCGTAAATTCGGGCTGGCGCGTAACAAGATTCGCGAAATCGCGTTCCGCGGCGAGATCCCTGGCCTGACCAAGGCGAGCTGGTAA
- the rpsH gene encoding 30S ribosomal protein S8 encodes MSMSDPIADMLTRIRNAQMVEKVSVTMPSSKVKVAIAQVLKDEGYIDDFAVKSEGAKSELNIVLKYYAGRPVIERIERVSKPGLRVYRGRNDIPVVMNGLGVAIVSTPKGVMTDRKARATGVGGEVICYVA; translated from the coding sequence ATGAGTATGAGTGATCCTATCGCCGATATGCTGACTCGCATCCGCAATGCGCAGATGGTTGAGAAAGTCTCGGTGACTATGCCCTCGTCGAAAGTCAAGGTTGCGATTGCGCAAGTCCTTAAGGACGAAGGCTATATCGATGATTTCGCAGTGAAGTCCGAAGGTGCGAAGTCTGAATTGAACATCGTGTTGAAGTACTACGCTGGCCGTCCGGTGATCGAGCGCATTGAGCGCGTCTCGAAGCCTGGGCTGCGTGTGTACCGCGGCCGTAACGACATCCCTGTGGTCATGAATGGCCTCGGCGTGGCAATCGTGTCGACGCCGAAGGGCGTGATGACGGACCGCAAGGCGCGTGCAACGGGCGTTGGCGGCGAAGTCATCTGCTACGTCGCTTAA
- the rplF gene encoding 50S ribosomal protein L6: MSRVGKSPIALEGAEVALSDESITVKGPLGTISQAANSLVKVVNDNGTLKFEPVDESREANAMSGTMRALVANMVNGVTKGFERKLTLVGVGYRAQAQGDKLNLSLGFSHPVVHQMPEGVKAETPTQTEIVIKGINKQQVGQVAAEVRGYRPPEPYKGKGVRYANEVVILKETKKK; the protein is encoded by the coding sequence ATGTCTCGAGTAGGTAAAAGCCCGATCGCGCTGGAAGGCGCAGAAGTGGCCCTGAGCGACGAAAGCATTACCGTCAAGGGCCCGCTGGGTACGATTTCGCAGGCTGCTAACAGCCTCGTGAAGGTGGTGAACGACAACGGCACGCTGAAATTCGAGCCGGTTGACGAAAGCCGCGAAGCGAATGCGATGTCGGGCACGATGCGCGCACTGGTTGCGAACATGGTGAACGGCGTGACGAAGGGTTTCGAGCGCAAGCTGACGCTGGTTGGCGTCGGTTACCGCGCACAGGCGCAAGGCGACAAGCTGAACCTGTCGCTGGGTTTCTCGCACCCCGTGGTGCACCAGATGCCGGAAGGTGTCAAGGCTGAAACCCCGACGCAAACCGAAATCGTGATCAAGGGGATCAATAAGCAACAAGTTGGCCAAGTCGCTGCAGAAGTGCGCGGCTATCGTCCGCCGGAGCCCTATAAGGGCAAAGGTGTGCGTTACGCCAACGAGGTTGTGATCCTCAAAGAAACGAAGAAGAAGTAA
- the rplR gene encoding 50S ribosomal protein L18: MDKTQSRLRRARQTRIKIAELQVARLAVHRTNTHIYAQVFSPCGTKVLASASTLEAEVRAQLADQTGKGGNVAAATLIGKRIAEKAKAAGIESVAFDRSGFRYHGRVKALADAAREAGLKF; encoded by the coding sequence ATGGATAAGACTCAATCTCGCCTGCGCCGCGCTCGTCAGACGCGTATCAAGATCGCTGAGCTGCAGGTCGCCCGTCTCGCCGTGCATCGCACGAACACGCACATCTATGCGCAAGTGTTCTCGCCGTGCGGCACCAAGGTGCTCGCTAGCGCGTCGACGCTCGAAGCCGAAGTGCGTGCGCAACTTGCTGATCAGACGGGCAAGGGCGGCAACGTCGCTGCTGCGACTCTGATTGGTAAGCGCATCGCAGAAAAGGCTAAGGCTGCCGGCATCGAATCCGTCGCCTTCGACCGTTCGGGTTTCCGTTACCACGGCCGCGTGAAAGCGCTGGCTGATGCGGCGCGCGAAGCCGGACTCAAGTTCTAA
- the rpsE gene encoding 30S ribosomal protein S5, whose amino-acid sequence MAKMQAKVQADERDDGLREKMISVNRVTKVVKGGRILGFAALTVVGDGDGRVGMGKGKAKEVPVAVQKAMEQARRNMFKVPLKNGTLQHEVHGKHGASMVLLAPAKDGTGVIAGGPMRAVFDVMGVQNVVAKSHGSTNPYNLVRATLDGLRKQSTPGDIAAKRGKSVEDILG is encoded by the coding sequence ATGGCAAAGATGCAAGCGAAAGTTCAGGCTGACGAACGCGACGACGGCCTTCGTGAAAAAATGATTTCGGTCAACCGCGTGACCAAGGTCGTGAAGGGGGGCCGGATTCTCGGCTTCGCCGCTCTGACCGTGGTTGGCGATGGTGATGGCCGCGTCGGTATGGGCAAGGGCAAGGCGAAGGAAGTGCCCGTCGCTGTTCAGAAAGCGATGGAACAAGCTCGCCGCAACATGTTCAAGGTGCCGTTGAAGAACGGTACCCTGCAACACGAAGTGCACGGTAAGCACGGCGCATCGATGGTTCTCCTGGCTCCGGCCAAGGATGGTACCGGTGTGATCGCTGGCGGTCCGATGCGCGCAGTGTTCGACGTGATGGGCGTGCAGAACGTTGTGGCCAAGAGCCACGGTTCGACGAACCCGTATAACCTCGTTCGCGCAACGCTCGACGGTCTGCGCAAGCAGTCGACGCCGGGTGATATCGCGGCGAAGCGCGGCAAGTCCGTCGAAGATATTCTGGGCTAA
- the rpmD gene encoding 50S ribosomal protein L30 gives MSDKTVKVQLVKSLIGTRETHRATVRGLGLRRLNSVSELQDTPAVRGMINKVSYLVKVIS, from the coding sequence ATGTCTGATAAAACTGTCAAGGTCCAGCTCGTCAAGAGCCTGATCGGCACCCGTGAAACGCACCGTGCAACGGTGCGTGGCTTGGGCCTGCGCCGACTCAACTCGGTTAGCGAGTTGCAGGACACGCCGGCTGTGCGCGGCATGATCAACAAGGTTTCGTACCTCGTTAAGGTCATCAGCTAA